A region from the Vibrio artabrorum genome encodes:
- a CDS encoding sugar-binding transcriptional regulator, protein MSNNIQDVSEQNTDLLTEIAVAYYQDGATQEEISKKFSISRAKVGRMLRQARDEGIVDITVKYHPVFSAKIEQRLIERFGVKRALVALDQPTEEKQRLQVAGLVSNYLTSTLRNGMVVTVGQGRNVSSVAHHTGVITPRDCKFVCGIGGIHPRGGKFNADHICRQLAKKYGGSSETLYAPAYAENKAQKTAFMENSTVKQTLDLARKADVALVGIGDMSENSYMVDLGWFTAGEVVQSRLLQGVVGDFAGYDFFDVHGKTANTVMSDRVIGLALEEFRPIAEVIAIAAENSKPLALLGALRTGVVDVIATSVSNALTVLNLDEQMKHVELEGNR, encoded by the coding sequence ATGAGTAACAATATCCAAGATGTTTCCGAACAAAACACTGATCTCCTAACGGAAATCGCGGTTGCTTATTATCAAGATGGTGCGACTCAAGAAGAGATCTCTAAAAAGTTCTCTATCTCTCGTGCAAAGGTTGGTCGAATGCTCAGACAAGCCCGTGATGAAGGAATTGTTGACATCACGGTAAAATATCATCCTGTATTCAGCGCCAAGATCGAACAACGTTTGATTGAGCGTTTTGGTGTGAAGCGTGCGCTTGTGGCATTAGATCAACCAACTGAAGAAAAGCAACGCTTGCAGGTGGCAGGCTTGGTGTCGAACTATCTAACGAGCACACTGAGAAATGGTATGGTGGTCACAGTTGGACAAGGCCGAAACGTGTCGTCTGTTGCTCATCATACTGGTGTCATTACGCCACGTGATTGTAAATTCGTCTGTGGCATCGGTGGTATTCACCCAAGGGGAGGGAAGTTTAACGCGGATCATATATGCAGACAGTTAGCCAAGAAGTATGGCGGTTCATCCGAAACCTTGTATGCGCCCGCTTATGCAGAGAATAAAGCGCAAAAAACCGCATTCATGGAAAACAGTACTGTGAAGCAAACGCTCGATCTTGCTCGTAAGGCCGATGTCGCTTTAGTGGGTATTGGTGATATGAGTGAAAATAGCTATATGGTCGACTTAGGCTGGTTTACCGCCGGGGAGGTCGTTCAATCTCGTTTATTACAAGGTGTCGTCGGTGACTTTGCGGGTTATGACTTTTTTGATGTTCACGGCAAAACCGCAAACACAGTAATGAGTGACCGTGTAATTGGTTTGGCCTTGGAAGAGTTTCGCCCAATCGCTGAGGTCATCGCTATCGCAGCAGAGAACAGTAAACCCCTTGCTTTGCTAGGTGCACTAAGAACCGGCGTGGTCGACGTGATTGCAACCAGCGTAAGTAACGCTTTGACGGTGCTAAACTTAGATGAGCAAATGAAACACGTTGAGTTAGAAGGCAATCGTTAA
- a CDS encoding bifunctional diguanylate cyclase/phosphodiesterase, producing MALFKKNIWSLYALIVLLTLILFAVLGVTKWQSNRNEFTEQQHLQVELFSSSVNSLLTSQEALLEVVGNHLAQQSDFTRTASFQIRPILDKLLDTHPAIAAFSLLNTQGNYLAVSSNLQLSGQKNLLQDKATKDSFLEAIASEKMVLGRTYYQKSLDSLVIPLRKSISIDGQSIDAVMTADLRLDSTIVFENNAHTGRFNTLTLLRFDNYRQFVSSDIDSLDAYLEPEGADLMKHITQSFVQQVGTDVNEAKTSKETYSFIINDEKYHALVSVKYIPDYKLWVIGQTDLTHVNSLFFTEFGILFIAFVVLQVSFYTLVKSIAKNEQRTRKKLIYQANHDPLTSLPNRLYMRRNIDKWVKNESEPFSLLFIDIDNFKCVNDTHGHDFGDKVLKQIALRLMRFRSRMSLVVRESSDKFLFLTPVTNESEIKRLAGRIIQVLSQPYEVQHAQFSLGCSIGIARFPEHGKDLDSLLRSADISMYKAKQQQNSYSMFTAAMQDAHLYKVKVEQRLRLAIEKQTLFMVFQPLVRTDKSVHGVEALVRWIDEELGFVPPDVFVPVAESTGLMQKLGAFIIESSIMQIAHLHRTTEQKIGLSINISVRQFSHQSFSDHLLATLEKYQLSPSCLTLEITESLFIEDVTVVKPIFEALKANDIKISLDDFGTGYSSLSMLKALPIDELKIDKSFIENIAVDQQSLTMVQNIIAIGKNFGMVVLAEGVESNEHFSILKACDCDLMQGYYFSRPIPYDELCHYLATTQVKKTELPLAPV from the coding sequence ATGGCTCTATTTAAGAAAAATATCTGGTCGCTGTACGCTCTTATCGTACTGCTTACCCTGATACTTTTCGCCGTGTTGGGCGTCACCAAATGGCAATCAAATAGAAATGAATTCACGGAGCAACAACACCTTCAAGTCGAGTTATTTTCAAGCTCTGTCAACTCACTATTAACAAGCCAAGAAGCCTTACTTGAAGTGGTAGGAAACCATCTCGCACAGCAGTCGGACTTTACCCGTACGGCTTCTTTTCAAATTCGCCCAATTCTGGATAAATTGCTTGATACCCACCCGGCTATTGCCGCGTTTAGCTTACTCAATACTCAAGGTAATTACCTCGCGGTCAGCTCTAACCTGCAACTCTCTGGTCAGAAGAACCTACTTCAAGACAAAGCCACTAAGGATTCATTTTTAGAGGCTATAGCGAGTGAAAAAATGGTGTTAGGTCGAACTTACTATCAAAAGTCTCTAGATAGCCTTGTCATCCCATTGAGAAAATCCATTTCTATTGATGGGCAGAGCATTGATGCGGTCATGACAGCGGATTTACGTTTAGACAGTACGATTGTCTTTGAAAATAATGCGCATACTGGCCGTTTTAATACGCTCACCTTACTTCGCTTCGATAACTACCGTCAGTTCGTTTCCAGTGATATCGACTCTCTCGATGCCTACTTAGAACCTGAGGGAGCGGACTTGATGAAACACATCACTCAGAGCTTTGTGCAACAAGTCGGGACCGATGTAAATGAAGCTAAAACAAGCAAAGAGACCTATTCTTTCATCATCAATGATGAAAAATATCACGCGTTAGTCAGTGTTAAATACATACCAGACTACAAACTTTGGGTCATCGGCCAAACCGACCTCACTCATGTGAATAGCCTCTTCTTTACAGAGTTTGGTATTCTCTTTATTGCCTTTGTTGTCTTACAAGTCAGTTTCTACACCTTGGTTAAATCCATCGCCAAAAACGAACAGCGCACACGAAAAAAACTCATTTATCAAGCAAATCACGACCCATTAACCTCCCTGCCAAATCGTTTATACATGCGTAGAAATATTGATAAGTGGGTTAAAAATGAGTCAGAGCCGTTCTCATTGTTGTTCATCGATATCGATAATTTCAAATGTGTCAATGATACTCACGGACATGACTTCGGGGACAAAGTACTGAAACAGATCGCTTTACGTTTAATGAGATTTCGTTCTCGCATGAGTTTAGTGGTGCGAGAATCTAGCGATAAATTTTTGTTCCTAACACCAGTCACGAATGAGTCGGAAATTAAACGCCTCGCAGGACGAATAATTCAAGTGCTGTCTCAACCCTATGAGGTTCAACACGCTCAATTTTCGTTGGGTTGTAGTATTGGTATTGCTCGTTTCCCTGAACACGGAAAAGATTTAGATAGCCTACTTCGCTCTGCCGATATTTCCATGTACAAAGCGAAACAACAGCAAAACTCCTACAGTATGTTTACTGCGGCGATGCAAGACGCTCACCTTTATAAAGTTAAAGTCGAACAAAGACTGCGTCTTGCTATTGAAAAACAAACACTATTCATGGTTTTTCAGCCTCTGGTTCGCACTGACAAAAGCGTTCATGGGGTTGAGGCTCTCGTTCGCTGGATTGATGAAGAGCTCGGTTTTGTTCCACCCGATGTCTTTGTACCTGTCGCTGAAAGCACTGGATTAATGCAAAAGCTGGGGGCTTTTATTATTGAATCCAGTATTATGCAGATCGCCCATTTACACAGAACCACCGAACAAAAGATTGGGCTGTCGATCAACATATCAGTTCGTCAATTTTCGCATCAATCCTTCTCTGATCACTTGCTGGCAACGCTCGAAAAGTATCAGCTATCTCCGAGCTGTTTAACGCTAGAAATTACGGAGAGCTTGTTCATTGAAGACGTGACTGTCGTTAAGCCTATTTTCGAAGCTCTTAAGGCAAACGATATTAAAATCTCTTTAGATGACTTCGGTACGGGCTACTCTTCATTAAGCATGTTGAAAGCACTGCCTATCGACGAACTTAAGATTGATAAGAGCTTTATTGAGAACATCGCGGTGGATCAACAGTCACTCACTATGGTGCAAAACATTATTGCGATTGGTAAAAACTTTGGCATGGTGGTTTTAGCGGAAGGCGTAGAATCAAACGAACACTTCTCGATTCTAAAGGCCTGTGACTGCGACTTGATGCAAGGCTACTACTTCTCTCGTCCTATCCCTTACGATGAGCTATGTCACTATCTGGCGACAACTCAAGTAAAAAAAACAGAGCTGCCTCTCGCACCGGTTTAA
- the tal gene encoding transaldolase: MSNKLEQLRKLTTVVADTGDIEAISKYTPEDATTNPSLILKAAQIAEYAPLIDASIEYAKAQSDDKAQQVQDTCDMLNVNIGKEILKVVPGRISTEVDARLSYDMEGSVAKARQLIKMYNDAGITNDRILIKLASTWEGIRAAEILEKEGINCNLTLLFSFAQARACAEAGVFLISPFVGRIMDWYKAKEGRDFEASEDPGVISVSDIYNYYKDHGYKTVVMGASFRNIGEILELAGCDRLTIAPQLLADLEAAEGEVVEKLIDSNGTKERPAAMTHAEFLWDHNQDAMAVEKLAEGIRNFAIDQGKLEDMIAAKL; the protein is encoded by the coding sequence ATGAGCAATAAATTAGAGCAACTTCGTAAACTAACAACTGTTGTCGCTGACACTGGCGATATCGAAGCGATCAGCAAGTACACTCCGGAAGATGCAACAACTAACCCATCTCTAATTCTTAAAGCTGCTCAAATTGCTGAGTACGCACCTCTAATCGATGCTTCTATCGAATACGCTAAAGCGCAAAGCGACGACAAAGCACAGCAAGTTCAAGACACTTGCGACATGCTTAATGTGAACATCGGTAAAGAAATCCTGAAAGTTGTACCGGGCCGTATCTCTACTGAAGTCGATGCTCGTCTTTCTTACGACATGGAAGGCAGCGTGGCTAAAGCGCGTCAACTGATCAAAATGTACAACGACGCTGGCATCACTAACGACCGCATCCTTATCAAACTGGCTTCTACTTGGGAAGGCATCCGTGCTGCTGAAATTCTAGAGAAAGAAGGCATCAACTGTAACCTAACGCTTCTATTCTCTTTCGCTCAAGCTCGTGCTTGTGCTGAAGCTGGCGTATTCCTAATCTCTCCTTTCGTTGGTCGCATCATGGACTGGTACAAAGCGAAAGAAGGTCGTGATTTCGAAGCTTCAGAAGATCCAGGTGTAATTTCTGTTTCAGACATCTACAACTACTACAAAGACCACGGTTACAAGACTGTTGTTATGGGCGCAAGCTTCCGTAACATCGGCGAGATCCTTGAACTTGCTGGTTGTGACCGTCTAACTATCGCTCCTCAACTTCTCGCAGACCTAGAAGCCGCAGAAGGCGAAGTCGTAGAGAAGCTGATCGACTCTAACGGTACCAAAGAGCGCCCTGCTGCGATGACTCACGCTGAGTTCCTTTGGGACCACAACCAAGATGCAATGGCTGTTGAGAAACTGGCTGAAGGCATCCGCAACTTCGCCATTGACCAAGGCAAACTAGAAGACATGATCGCAGCTAAGCTGTAA
- a CDS encoding sulfurtransferase has product MNQPLISPEQLQQRLLEKDDLIILDASIEFQIPSEPEKIKGQMIPGAMRFDYDKDFCNKHTLLPHMFPTEKHFNKRAQEMGINQESTIVVYDNSGTFASPRAWWMFMAMGHNNVYVLDGGLPAWIEAGYSTDTDYKAQEKAGNFEGHIQSRYFVNAQQIERYSTDKSANIVDARSQARFDSEVPEPREGLRSGHIPNSLCLPFKQVLDNGQLKPQDELINIFSTLTLTPSLPMFFSCGSGVTACIILLAAKLAGYTGEMGVYDGSWTEWGANDKLPIAVTHK; this is encoded by the coding sequence ATGAATCAGCCGCTTATCTCACCAGAACAACTTCAACAACGTTTGCTAGAAAAAGACGACCTCATCATTCTCGATGCCAGTATCGAGTTTCAGATTCCGAGCGAGCCAGAAAAGATCAAAGGACAAATGATTCCTGGGGCGATGCGTTTTGACTACGATAAAGACTTTTGTAACAAACACACCCTGCTTCCTCACATGTTCCCGACCGAAAAACACTTCAACAAACGCGCACAAGAAATGGGGATCAATCAAGAGAGTACCATTGTCGTTTACGATAACTCAGGAACCTTTGCTTCCCCTCGTGCATGGTGGATGTTTATGGCGATGGGGCATAACAACGTATATGTCTTAGATGGCGGTTTACCCGCTTGGATCGAAGCCGGCTACTCGACAGATACTGACTACAAAGCACAAGAAAAAGCGGGCAATTTTGAAGGTCATATTCAAAGCCGCTATTTTGTCAATGCTCAACAGATCGAACGTTATTCAACGGACAAGAGCGCAAACATTGTCGATGCTCGTTCTCAAGCTCGCTTCGATTCAGAAGTTCCAGAACCACGTGAAGGCTTACGCAGTGGACATATTCCAAACTCCCTTTGTCTACCCTTTAAACAAGTACTCGATAACGGCCAGCTCAAACCTCAAGATGAGCTTATCAATATCTTTTCAACGTTAACATTAACCCCTTCTCTACCTATGTTTTTTAGCTGTGGCTCTGGAGTAACAGCCTGCATCATATTATTGGCGGCTAAACTCGCTGGCTATACTGGTGAAATGGGCGTTTACGATGGTTCATGGACGGAATGGGGGGCTAACGACAAACTGCCTATCGCCGTGACTCACAAGTAA